From Pseudanabaena sp. PCC 6802, one genomic window encodes:
- the gcvP gene encoding aminomethyl-transferring glycine dehydrogenase translates to MSETSIAHNRSDLDLQARSNGHQSSQPQSVAAKSTDPFVPTDTFVHRHIGSNPEEIQQMLASMGFDDLDALIDKAVPPSIRQKQPLKLGDPGVQRGERELLEELKAIASKNQLCRSFIGMGYHNCITPPVIQRNILENPGWYTQYTPYQAEIAQGRLEALLNFQTMVIDLTGLEIANASLLDEGTAAAEAMTMAWALSGHQTGSQTQKHKDRDAAIATKFFVSEDCHPQTIAVVQTRALPLGIEVIVGDRQAFEFDRSVFGALLQYPATDGAIYDYSDCIDRIHTAGGIAIVAADLLSLTLLKPPGEFGADIAVGTTQRFGVPLGYGGPHAAYLATREAYKRQVPGRIVGVSQDAHGNPALRLALQTREQHIRRDKATSNICTAQVLLAVMASMYAVYHGPDGLKQIATRIYQLTSLLARELTQLGYQLGDSPFFDTLRINSDRDNAAAIMDRAVARGINLRLLNAGTITISLDETTSKQDIIDLLQIFTPIPDVRVKHLPGMPELDAEIVEQMLNPSDIPDIPDISNIPDILKSQSLIRTTPYLTHPVFNQHHSETELLRYIHRLQAKDLSLTTSMIPLGSCTMKLNATSEMLPVTWPEFGQVHPFAPLSQTQGYQILFQQLEAMLAEITGFDGVSLQPNAGAQGEYAGLLVIHQYHEAKGDRHRHVCLIPQSAHGTNPASAVLAGMKVVVVACDLQGNIDIADLKAKAEAHQHELSALMVTYPSTHGVFEEAIAEICDIVHYYGGQVYMDGANMNAQVGLCRPGDFGADVCHLNLHKTFCIPHGGGGPGMGPIAVKSHLVPFLPQHPFLSAHSNADANGNSQGQHVTTVSAAPWGSASILAISWVYIALMGGYGLKLATEVAILNANYMAHRLAPHYPILYKGASGLVAHECILDLRQLKQSAGIEVDDIAKRLMDYGFHAPTVSWPVAGTMMVEPTESESKQEIDRFCDAMIAIRAEIAAIESGQADRQDNLLKNAPHTAEALLQDEWTHPYTRTSAAYPAIWSKEHKFWPSVGRIDNAFGDRHFVCSCLPIAEYVST, encoded by the coding sequence ATGTCGGAAACTTCGATCGCCCACAATCGCTCCGATCTCGATTTGCAAGCACGATCTAACGGGCATCAAAGTAGCCAGCCCCAGTCAGTCGCAGCTAAATCGACAGATCCATTCGTGCCAACCGACACATTCGTCCATCGACACATCGGCTCCAACCCTGAAGAAATCCAGCAAATGCTGGCATCTATGGGGTTTGACGATCTGGATGCCCTGATTGACAAAGCCGTACCGCCCTCGATTCGCCAGAAACAACCCCTAAAGCTAGGCGATCCAGGCGTTCAACGCGGTGAGCGAGAATTGCTAGAGGAATTAAAGGCGATCGCCTCAAAAAACCAGTTATGTCGCTCGTTCATCGGCATGGGCTACCACAATTGCATCACTCCGCCCGTAATTCAGCGCAACATCCTGGAAAACCCTGGTTGGTACACCCAGTACACTCCCTATCAAGCAGAAATCGCCCAGGGTCGTCTGGAAGCACTTTTAAATTTTCAAACGATGGTAATCGACCTCACGGGGTTAGAGATTGCCAATGCTTCTCTGCTGGATGAGGGTACTGCCGCTGCCGAAGCCATGACAATGGCATGGGCATTATCGGGTCATCAAACAGGCAGCCAAACTCAAAAGCATAAAGATCGAGATGCGGCGATCGCGACCAAGTTTTTTGTCTCAGAGGATTGTCACCCCCAAACAATTGCCGTAGTCCAAACTAGAGCCTTACCCCTGGGCATTGAAGTCATCGTAGGTGATCGTCAAGCCTTTGAGTTCGATCGCTCCGTCTTCGGCGCTCTTCTGCAATATCCCGCTACCGATGGCGCGATCTATGACTATAGCGATTGCATCGATCGCATTCATACCGCAGGTGGCATTGCGATCGTAGCAGCGGATCTGCTCTCCCTTACCCTCCTCAAACCCCCTGGAGAATTTGGTGCTGATATTGCTGTCGGTACTACTCAACGCTTTGGCGTGCCCCTCGGCTACGGTGGCCCGCACGCCGCCTACCTTGCCACCAGGGAAGCCTACAAGCGCCAGGTTCCAGGCCGCATCGTCGGCGTTTCCCAAGACGCGCACGGTAATCCCGCTCTCCGACTTGCTCTGCAAACCCGCGAACAACACATCCGCCGCGACAAAGCCACCAGCAACATTTGCACTGCCCAGGTGTTGCTAGCCGTAATGGCAAGCATGTACGCCGTCTATCACGGCCCCGACGGACTCAAACAGATTGCCACGCGCATTTACCAACTCACAAGCCTATTAGCCAGAGAACTAACTCAACTAGGCTACCAACTCGGTGACTCCCCATTCTTCGATACGCTCCGCATCAATAGCGATCGCGACAATGCCGCAGCAATTATGGATCGTGCCGTCGCTCGTGGCATTAACCTGCGTCTCCTGAATGCAGGTACCATTACGATCTCGCTCGATGAAACCACATCTAAACAAGACATCATCGATCTCCTTCAGATTTTCACCCCCATCCCTGACGTACGGGTTAAGCATTTGCCCGGAATGCCTGAGCTTGATGCAGAGATAGTCGAACAAATGCTTAACCCCTCCGATATCCCCGATATCCCCGATATCTCCAATATCCCCGATATCCTCAAATCCCAATCCCTAATCCGCACCACCCCCTACCTCACCCACCCCGTTTTCAACCAGCACCACTCCGAAACCGAGCTACTGAGATACATACACCGCCTCCAGGCCAAAGATCTCTCCCTCACCACGTCGATGATTCCGCTCGGCTCCTGCACGATGAAGCTGAACGCTACTAGCGAGATGTTGCCAGTCACCTGGCCGGAGTTCGGTCAGGTGCATCCCTTTGCCCCCCTGAGCCAAACCCAAGGCTATCAAATCCTGTTTCAGCAACTAGAAGCCATGCTGGCGGAAATTACCGGCTTTGATGGCGTATCCTTGCAACCCAATGCCGGGGCGCAAGGCGAGTATGCAGGGCTGCTCGTAATTCACCAGTACCATGAGGCGAAAGGCGATCGCCATCGCCACGTATGCCTGATTCCCCAGTCTGCCCACGGCACAAATCCCGCCAGTGCCGTATTGGCAGGTATGAAAGTTGTAGTAGTGGCCTGCGATCTCCAGGGCAATATCGACATTGCCGATCTAAAGGCAAAGGCAGAGGCGCACCAACACGAACTATCAGCCCTGATGGTCACCTATCCGTCCACGCATGGTGTATTTGAGGAAGCGATCGCCGAGATCTGCGATATCGTCCACTACTATGGCGGTCAGGTATATATGGATGGCGCGAACATGAACGCGCAAGTTGGTCTGTGCCGTCCTGGCGATTTTGGTGCCGATGTCTGCCACCTCAATTTGCACAAAACTTTCTGCATTCCTCACGGCGGTGGTGGTCCCGGCATGGGACCGATCGCGGTGAAATCTCACCTCGTCCCCTTTCTGCCACAGCATCCCTTTTTGTCCGCCCATAGCAATGCCGATGCCAATGGCAATAGCCAGGGGCAACACGTCACCACCGTGTCAGCCGCACCCTGGGGAAGCGCCAGTATTCTGGCTATTTCCTGGGTTTATATTGCCCTGATGGGTGGGTATGGTCTAAAGCTAGCGACCGAAGTAGCAATTCTAAATGCCAACTACATGGCTCATCGTTTGGCCCCCCATTATCCTATTCTCTACAAAGGCGCATCTGGTCTAGTTGCCCATGAATGCATCCTCGATCTGCGTCAACTGAAGCAATCCGCTGGTATTGAAGTAGACGATATTGCTAAGCGGCTGATGGACTACGGCTTCCATGCCCCCACAGTTTCATGGCCGGTGGCGGGCACGATGATGGTAGAGCCGACCGAGAGCGAGTCCAAACAGGAAATCGATCGCTTCTGCGATGCCATGATTGCCATTCGCGCCGAAATTGCCGCCATCGAATCCGGTCAAGCAGATCGGCAGGATAACTTGCTAAAAAATGCACCTCACACCGCCGAAGCCTTACTCCAGGACGAATGGACGCACCCCTACACCAGAACCTCGGCTGCCTATCCAGCAATTTGGAGTAAAGAGCATAAGTTTTGGCCCAGTGTGGGTAGGATTGATAATGCCTTCGGCGATCGCCATTTTGTTTGCTCGTGTTTACCCATAGCAGAGTACGTTAGTACATAA
- the modB gene encoding molybdate ABC transporter permease subunit produces MPSDFSPLWISLKTALIATVFTFFVGIGTAYRMRSYQGKWKASLEGILVSPLILPPTVVGFLLLLLFGKNGPLGQLLERLNLTIVFTWYAAAIAAAVVSFPLMYKTALGAFEQVDANLERAARTLGASEQSVFWRITFPLALPGILAGTVLAFARSLGEFGATLMLAGNIPGETQTIPMAIYFAVEAGAMQEAWTWSLIILGISLLGIVTVNFWQRTRRWRSKRKSARKKKEPGLMQNRSPNPLNKGAFKLPPLTRGAWGDRTFRLQVSKSCDLSTSLSLPNPPDLDNLVLSDLFIDIQKQIADFHLDARFRSSYRPLGLLGASGAGKSVILRCIAGLETPAQGRIILNGRVLFDSEAGINIPTRDRRVGFLFQNYALFPHMTIVQNIAFGLPKSISAIAAKQKVEEQLVQLQLHDLGDRYPHELSGGQQQRVALARALVGQPEILLLDEPFSALDTHLRYQLEQQLVTTLARYRGVTLFVTHNLEEAYRVCDDLVVLDRGSVVQAGAKQEIFERPRTLSIACLTGLKNFSRAVAVSSHAIEAVDWGCTLQAIEPVPGTMRYVGIRAHQLIFTNDPTQPNTFPCWLASTSETPHRITLYLKLNSPSTHTRDYHIQAEVFKEKWSTFKDRPLSWLVQIHPVRLLLLADSAPTTSG; encoded by the coding sequence ATGCCTTCCGACTTCTCACCCCTGTGGATATCCTTAAAAACAGCCCTGATTGCAACTGTTTTCACTTTCTTTGTCGGCATCGGTACTGCCTACAGGATGAGATCCTATCAAGGCAAATGGAAGGCATCGCTCGAAGGGATTCTAGTCTCGCCTCTGATCCTGCCACCCACTGTAGTGGGATTCTTGCTACTGCTTTTGTTTGGCAAGAATGGTCCCTTGGGACAATTGCTAGAACGGCTTAACCTCACCATTGTTTTTACCTGGTACGCTGCCGCGATCGCAGCGGCGGTGGTTTCCTTCCCGTTAATGTATAAAACAGCGCTGGGGGCATTCGAGCAGGTAGATGCCAACTTGGAAAGGGCAGCAAGGACGTTAGGCGCATCGGAACAAAGCGTATTTTGGCGTATCACCTTTCCGCTAGCCTTACCCGGTATTCTAGCAGGAACGGTATTGGCTTTTGCCCGTAGCTTGGGCGAATTTGGTGCCACCTTAATGCTGGCAGGTAATATCCCTGGCGAAACCCAGACGATTCCCATGGCGATCTACTTTGCGGTCGAAGCAGGAGCGATGCAAGAGGCGTGGACGTGGTCGCTGATTATCCTTGGCATTTCCCTATTGGGTATCGTAACCGTGAATTTCTGGCAGCGAACTAGAAGATGGAGAAGCAAAAGGAAGAGTGCGAGGAAGAAGAAAGAGCCAGGACTTATGCAAAACAGATCCCCCAACCCCCTTAACAAGGGGGCTTTTAAGCTCCCTCCCTTAACAAGGGGGGCTTGGGGGGATCGAACTTTCAGGCTGCAAGTTAGTAAGTCCTGCGATCTCTCTACTTCTCTTTCTCTGCCCAATCCTCCCGACCTTGACAATCTGGTTCTAAGCGATCTATTTATCGATATCCAAAAGCAGATTGCCGATTTCCACCTGGATGCGCGTTTCCGCAGTAGCTATCGCCCTTTAGGGCTTCTCGGTGCCTCCGGTGCGGGTAAAAGCGTGATTCTGCGCTGCATTGCGGGGCTAGAAACTCCCGCGCAAGGACGCATCATTTTAAATGGCAGAGTATTGTTCGACTCGGAAGCGGGAATTAATATCCCTACCCGCGATCGCCGCGTGGGATTTTTGTTTCAGAACTACGCTCTCTTCCCCCACATGACCATCGTTCAGAATATTGCCTTTGGATTGCCGAAAAGTATCTCGGCGATCGCCGCCAAACAAAAAGTAGAAGAACAACTGGTGCAATTGCAGTTGCATGACCTGGGCGATCGCTACCCCCACGAACTTTCTGGCGGACAGCAGCAGCGCGTCGCCCTCGCCAGAGCTTTGGTCGGCCAGCCGGAAATATTGCTGCTAGACGAGCCATTTTCTGCGCTGGATACGCATTTACGCTATCAGTTAGAGCAACAGTTGGTGACAACTTTAGCGCGCTATCGCGGCGTTACCCTATTCGTCACCCACAACCTCGAAGAAGCTTATCGCGTTTGTGACGATCTGGTCGTACTGGATCGGGGTAGCGTCGTACAAGCAGGGGCAAAGCAAGAGATTTTCGAGCGTCCTCGCACGTTGTCTATAGCTTGTCTTACGGGCCTCAAAAACTTTTCCCGTGCCGTGGCAGTATCGTCGCACGCGATCGAGGCAGTTGATTGGGGTTGCACGCTCCAGGCGATCGAGCCAGTGCCCGGCACGATGCGCTATGTTGGCATTCGCGCCCACCAACTGATTTTCACCAACGACCCAACCCAACCCAACACATTTCCCTGCTGGTTGGCATCGACCAGCGAAACCCCGCATCGCATCACGTTATATCTAAAACTTAATTCTCCTTCCACCCACACACGGGACTATCACATCCAGGCCGAAGTATTTAAGGAAAAATGGTCAACTTTCAAAGATCGCCCTTTATCCTGGCTGGTGCAAATACACCCAGTGCGCCTGCTTTTACTAGCCGATTCAGCGCCTACTACCAGTGGCTAA
- the modA gene encoding molybdate ABC transporter substrate-binding protein encodes MNRRRVFTFIACIALTFSLVVGTKFFERHPAIAQGNTSLLVSAAASLQDALKEIAPIYQKSQPAVAVKYNFGASGALQQQIEQGAPVDVFISAATKQMSALQSKGLILQDTNQNLLGNRLALIVPRNSTLGITSVRNLAGGNVKKIAVGEPRSVPVGQYSEEVFKKLGIAEQVKSKLILGNTVRNVLAAVESGNADAGIVYITDAKISDRVRVVELISTNLHSPIVYPIAVLKNSKNIPVAKNYVKFLSSGTARSVFEKYGFTLAKS; translated from the coding sequence ATGAATAGAAGACGAGTTTTTACTTTCATTGCCTGCATCGCTCTTACCTTCAGTCTAGTTGTCGGCACCAAGTTCTTCGAGCGACATCCAGCTATAGCGCAAGGTAATACCAGCCTGTTGGTATCCGCCGCTGCCAGCTTGCAAGATGCACTCAAAGAGATTGCACCCATCTACCAAAAGTCTCAGCCTGCGGTAGCCGTAAAATATAATTTTGGTGCTTCGGGTGCTTTGCAGCAACAGATCGAACAGGGTGCACCTGTAGATGTTTTCATCTCTGCTGCTACGAAACAAATGAGCGCTTTACAATCGAAAGGTTTAATCTTACAGGACACCAACCAGAATTTACTGGGCAACCGTCTGGCTTTGATCGTGCCGAGAAATTCTACTTTAGGGATTACAAGCGTGCGGAACTTGGCTGGCGGCAATGTCAAAAAGATTGCCGTAGGCGAACCGAGAAGCGTGCCTGTGGGGCAATATAGCGAAGAAGTTTTCAAAAAACTAGGTATTGCCGAACAGGTAAAATCGAAATTGATTCTGGGCAACACAGTTCGTAACGTTCTTGCTGCTGTGGAAAGCGGTAATGCGGATGCAGGTATTGTCTATATTACCGATGCCAAAATCTCCGATCGCGTCAGAGTAGTAGAACTAATTTCCACGAATTTACATTCTCCTATTGTCTATCCTATTGCTGTCCTTAAGAATAGCAAAAACATCCCAGTAGCTAAAAACTATGTAAAGTTCCTATCAAGTGGAACTGCCAGGAGTGTATTTGAGAAATACGGGTTCACGCTTGCTAAATCCTAG
- a CDS encoding class I SAM-dependent methyltransferase, which produces MPQIDDKYSKSKVLERDWEAYYNAVVGRPPRETLLAALARFDAEASEVNSRFAVDLGCGEGRDTVELLRRGWHVLAIDGQAEAIARLRLRPDIDPIHLEKQFASQVIRFEDANLPTSVDLVNASFSLPFCPPDRFPSLWARIVISLKTGGRFCGQILGDRDSWATYTSTNHHSRKEVEELLRSFAIEMLEEEEHLGKTAIGEEKYWHIFHIVARKR; this is translated from the coding sequence ATGCCACAGATAGACGACAAGTATTCTAAAAGCAAGGTTTTAGAACGGGATTGGGAAGCTTATTACAATGCTGTTGTAGGTCGCCCGCCCAGAGAAACGCTTTTAGCAGCACTGGCAAGATTCGATGCTGAAGCAAGCGAAGTCAATTCTCGATTTGCAGTCGATCTCGGTTGCGGTGAAGGTCGCGACACTGTGGAGCTACTGCGGCGCGGTTGGCACGTTCTGGCAATCGACGGGCAAGCAGAAGCGATCGCGCGGCTGCGGCTGCGTCCGGACATCGATCCCATCCACTTAGAGAAACAGTTTGCATCTCAAGTAATTCGCTTTGAAGATGCGAACTTACCAACATCTGTCGATCTAGTCAATGCCAGCTTCTCTTTACCATTCTGCCCTCCCGATCGCTTTCCTAGCCTGTGGGCAAGAATTGTAATATCGCTCAAAACCGGAGGTCGATTCTGCGGACAGATACTTGGAGACAGGGATTCTTGGGCAACTTATACTTCTACAAATCATCACAGCCGTAAGGAGGTAGAAGAATTGTTACGGTCATTCGCGATCGAAATGTTGGAAGAAGAGGAACATCTGGGTAAAACTGCCATAGGTGAGGAGAAGTACTGGCATATTTTTCACATCGTTGCTCGTAAACGCTAG
- a CDS encoding CBS domain-containing protein has protein sequence MLKASDIMSQDVATILGSATAAQAIKLMRLKDLHALIVDTRSPQDAYGIVTQADIVYKVVAYGKDPEKMRVYEIMTKPCIAVNPDLGVEYVARLFANTGIHVAPVIRDGLIGIISLSDILNKGDFLENPKSVVLKRELSRAIADAKSTCNAKGFTAPDCLDAWQLVEEIQAEAVYQEGTIPPEKTAFQEYCDEHPEILQVRHQVASR, from the coding sequence ATGTTGAAAGCATCGGACATCATGTCCCAGGACGTAGCCACTATTCTTGGTTCGGCAACTGCGGCTCAAGCCATAAAGCTCATGCGGCTTAAGGATTTACACGCACTCATCGTGGATACTCGCAGTCCTCAAGATGCCTACGGCATTGTGACACAGGCGGATATCGTCTACAAAGTCGTTGCCTATGGTAAAGATCCTGAAAAGATGCGGGTCTACGAAATTATGACCAAACCCTGCATCGCAGTCAATCCCGACCTGGGTGTGGAATATGTAGCGCGGTTGTTTGCCAACACGGGCATCCACGTTGCCCCTGTAATTAGAGATGGATTGATTGGTATCATCTCGTTGAGCGATATCCTGAATAAAGGCGACTTCTTGGAAAATCCCAAGTCTGTCGTGCTCAAGCGCGAACTGTCCAGAGCGATCGCGGATGCCAAATCCACTTGTAATGCCAAGGGATTTACCGCCCCCGACTGCCTTGATGCCTGGCAATTAGTAGAGGAAATTCAGGCAGAGGCAGTTTACCAAGAAGGTACGATCCCGCCTGAGAAAACGGCTTTTCAGGAATACTGTGACGAACATCCAGAAATTCTGCAAGTTCGCCATCAAGTCGCAAGCAGGTGA
- the fdxB gene encoding ferredoxin III, nif-specific has translation MTHLTGLTLGGNAWTPQFVQAINYSTCLGCGRCMKVCGRNVLALKALNEEGEFVDNEEDEEIERKVMTIANPDLCVGCQACSRICPKNCYAHSPYELN, from the coding sequence ATGACACACTTAACTGGATTGACACTTGGAGGCAATGCCTGGACTCCCCAATTCGTTCAGGCAATTAATTACTCGACATGTCTCGGTTGCGGCAGATGCATGAAAGTATGCGGCCGCAATGTTTTAGCGCTCAAAGCACTCAATGAAGAGGGCGAATTCGTAGATAACGAAGAGGACGAAGAAATCGAACGCAAGGTAATGACAATTGCCAACCCGGATCTCTGCGTTGGCTGCCAAGCCTGCTCGCGCATCTGCCCTAAAAACTGTTACGCGCACAGTCCTTACGAACTCAACTAG
- a CDS encoding TOBE domain-containing protein — protein sequence MQLSARNALKGTVKAIAPGSVNAEVTIEVAPGVEVTSIVTKSSVEKLGLAVGKEAYAVIKASDVMVAID from the coding sequence ATGCAACTAAGCGCACGTAACGCCCTCAAGGGAACGGTAAAAGCGATTGCTCCCGGTTCCGTTAATGCTGAAGTCACGATTGAAGTTGCCCCAGGTGTGGAAGTAACCTCGATTGTTACAAAGTCCTCAGTTGAGAAACTAGGACTTGCAGTGGGCAAGGAAGCCTACGCAGTTATCAAAGCATCAGATGTCATGGTTGCCATAGATTGA
- a CDS encoding FeoA family protein, translating to MFAKAFTVSGSSLQLLHPGEEGIVNKVRSNDDRVVQKLEAMGIAPGTSITLEKRYPAFTVKAGQKSLVLEEQLARAIYVRVFDSHPISPS from the coding sequence ATGTTTGCCAAAGCCTTTACTGTTTCCGGTTCTTCTTTGCAACTTCTCCACCCTGGAGAAGAAGGTATCGTCAACAAAGTTAGAAGTAACGACGATCGCGTCGTGCAAAAGTTAGAGGCGATGGGAATTGCGCCAGGAACTTCCATCACTCTGGAAAAACGATATCCTGCCTTCACGGTTAAGGCAGGACAGAAAAGCTTGGTACTTGAGGAACAGCTAGCGCGCGCTATTTACGTTCGCGTTTTTGACAGCCACCCCATTTCTCCCTCATGA
- a CDS encoding 2Fe-2S iron-sulfur cluster-binding protein: MATYQVQLINKKRGLDITIPVDEDTTILKAAEEQDIELPSSCQSGSCSSCVAKVVEGEIDQSEQVFLDDEQIAKGFVLLCVSYPRSNCVIRTHQEAYLV, from the coding sequence ATGGCTACTTACCAGGTGCAGCTAATCAATAAGAAGAGAGGACTCGATATTACGATTCCAGTCGATGAGGATACAACCATCCTCAAGGCGGCGGAAGAGCAAGATATCGAATTACCTTCTTCCTGTCAATCCGGTTCCTGTTCTAGCTGTGTTGCCAAAGTGGTTGAGGGAGAAATCGATCAATCCGAGCAGGTCTTTCTGGACGACGAGCAGATCGCAAAGGGATTCGTCCTCCTGTGCGTCTCCTACCCTCGCTCCAATTGCGTCATCCGCACCCATCAAGAAGCCTACTTAGTCTAA
- a CDS encoding HesB/IscA family protein has protein sequence MTLTLTEVAEFRLRKFLQGSAKTADPSQRGIRVSVTDGGCSGYQYALDVTSTPKPEDLLVEQGKLRIYVDAKSAPLLEGVVIDYVEGLTQSGFKFSNPNATESCGCGQSFKAGDCTPEAVKCS, from the coding sequence ATGACCCTAACATTAACCGAAGTAGCAGAATTCAGACTGCGTAAGTTTCTCCAGGGTTCTGCCAAAACTGCAGATCCATCACAGCGAGGTATCCGCGTTTCAGTAACCGATGGCGGCTGTAGTGGCTATCAATATGCCTTAGATGTTACCAGTACGCCTAAGCCAGAAGACCTGCTAGTGGAACAGGGCAAATTGCGAATCTACGTCGATGCCAAAAGCGCACCGCTTCTAGAGGGAGTAGTAATAGACTACGTTGAAGGGCTAACGCAGAGTGGGTTTAAGTTTTCTAACCCTAACGCGACTGAATCCTGTGGTTGCGGGCAATCCTTCAAAGCAGGAGACTGCACGCCTGAAGCAGTTAAGTGCAGCTAA
- a CDS encoding HesA/MoeB/ThiF family protein: MLDLTPTELERYRRQIMLPGFGEIAQQQLKSATVLVTGVGGLGGTAALYLAVAGVGRLILVRGGDLRLDDMNRQILMTDDWVGQPRVYKARETLLSINPDIQVEAIAEYVTPENADALVASADLALDCAHNFIERDLLNAACVKAGKPAIEAAMNGMEAYLTTIVPGKTPCLSCLFPEKPDWDRRGFGVLGAVSGALACLTALEAIKLITGLGKPLFSQLLTMDLGSADFAKRHSYHDPDCPVCGRISRELRVGLRDVRGSVKQIAVRQNSPKTAGVV, from the coding sequence ATGTTAGACCTTACACCCACTGAATTGGAGCGCTATCGCCGCCAAATTATGCTTCCCGGTTTCGGCGAGATCGCACAGCAGCAGTTAAAGTCGGCGACTGTTCTGGTTACGGGCGTGGGAGGATTGGGCGGTACGGCGGCGCTCTATCTTGCTGTGGCTGGGGTCGGACGCTTGATTCTCGTGCGCGGTGGCGACTTGAGATTGGACGATATGAATCGCCAAATTCTCATGACTGACGATTGGGTCGGTCAACCAAGGGTCTACAAAGCCCGAGAGACTCTATTAAGCATCAATCCAGACATCCAGGTGGAAGCGATCGCCGAATATGTCACGCCAGAGAATGCAGATGCACTAGTTGCATCTGCCGATCTTGCCCTCGACTGCGCCCACAACTTTATAGAGCGCGATCTGCTCAACGCTGCGTGCGTGAAGGCAGGCAAGCCCGCGATCGAAGCTGCGATGAATGGTATGGAGGCGTATCTCACGACCATCGTACCTGGCAAGACTCCTTGCCTATCCTGCCTTTTCCCCGAAAAACCCGATTGGGATCGGCGTGGCTTCGGCGTTCTGGGTGCAGTCTCCGGCGCGTTAGCTTGCCTAACTGCCCTGGAAGCAATCAAGCTGATTACCGGCTTGGGCAAGCCACTGTTCTCGCAGTTGCTCACTATGGACTTGGGCAGTGCGGACTTTGCCAAACGCCACTCCTACCACGATCCTGATTGCCCTGTTTGCGGCAGGATCTCCAGGGAGCTGCGCGTGGGGTTGCGAGACGTTAGAGGTAGCGTGAAGCAAATTGCTGTAAGGCAAAACTCACCTAAAACGGCAGGAGTGGTTTAG
- the nifW gene encoding nitrogenase-stabilizing/protective protein NifW, with product MTWDFAKFKTLVDAEEYFDFFQLPYDPQVVNVNRLHILRKFSQSMKEIDAANPSAEQKFEQYRLAFQQAYEVFLSSTAVDEKLFKVFQQKPANVVLLSEIDAEVDAEVDANCETLA from the coding sequence ATGACCTGGGATTTCGCTAAATTCAAAACTCTCGTAGATGCTGAAGAGTATTTCGACTTCTTTCAACTCCCTTACGATCCTCAAGTGGTAAACGTCAATCGCCTGCATATTTTGCGAAAATTTTCGCAGAGCATGAAAGAGATCGATGCTGCTAACCCGAGCGCAGAGCAAAAATTCGAGCAATATCGACTGGCTTTTCAGCAGGCTTATGAGGTGTTTCTCAGTTCCACTGCCGTTGACGAAAAGCTATTTAAAGTATTCCAGCAGAAGCCAGCTAACGTAGTGCTGCTCTCGGAAATTGATGCTGAAGTCGATGCCGAAGTCGATGCCAACTGCGAAACCCTAGCCTAG
- a CDS encoding CCE_0567 family metalloprotein, giving the protein MVQVTDAIAVDEREQDITRLKTEIKRLNSKAGQLKMDLHDLAEGLPANYKQLMELAATTYDIYCQLDAMKQQLAALETQR; this is encoded by the coding sequence ATGGTGCAAGTAACGGATGCGATCGCAGTTGATGAACGCGAGCAAGATATTACTCGACTCAAAACTGAGATCAAACGCCTCAATAGTAAGGCAGGTCAACTCAAGATGGATCTGCACGATCTAGCAGAAGGGTTGCCAGCGAACTACAAGCAACTTATGGAGCTAGCAGCCACCACTTACGACATTTACTGCCAATTAGATGCCATGAAACAACAACTAGCTGCACTGGAGACACAAAGATGA